A window from Phaeocystidibacter marisrubri encodes these proteins:
- a CDS encoding polysaccharide deacetylase family protein, producing the protein MRVYAEVITPRVRYAILLLLRDVLKAQGVTITDNWSDFEAYEGPRLIYGRAKLEDVPSIFNVELLQEKDISEQDINVSKREDGLPYFFQTSSQSALPFDVFAASFYLVSRYEEYLPHISDQHDRYPATESLAYQHGFLQKPVVNHWALWLKDVLQASHSGWQFSGTKYTYTSSIDVDNLYAYKGKGGFRTIGGFAKDFASFDFSNALKRARSILGLMKDPYDTFELQRQLVEKHRVPALYFMLFSEFGEYDRNIPMYSRRLHEVVRSINDFYPVGIHPSYGSHKSHRVLQKEIRGLEEALRMPVKRSRQHFLKLTMPQTFRDLVDFGIEEDYTMGYAGELGFRAGICTPYPFYDLEMEVELKLTMYPFAMMDGTLIYYQNIPAAEAMDHFKPIVDAVKDVDGHLISVWHNRIFSEASPEWEGWNDVYDNLLSYAKA; encoded by the coding sequence ATGAGGGTATATGCAGAAGTAATCACTCCTAGAGTTCGTTATGCCATTTTGCTTTTGCTTCGAGATGTGCTAAAAGCTCAAGGAGTTACCATTACAGATAACTGGTCAGATTTCGAGGCCTATGAAGGCCCTCGACTCATTTACGGTCGGGCCAAGTTAGAGGATGTACCTTCCATCTTTAATGTGGAATTGCTGCAAGAGAAGGATATCAGTGAACAAGACATCAATGTGTCGAAGAGAGAGGACGGGCTTCCCTATTTTTTCCAGACTTCGTCTCAGAGTGCATTGCCCTTCGACGTTTTTGCTGCATCGTTTTACTTGGTGAGTAGATATGAAGAATATCTGCCGCACATCAGTGATCAACACGATCGATACCCAGCGACGGAAAGCTTGGCATATCAGCATGGGTTTCTACAAAAACCGGTGGTGAATCACTGGGCTTTGTGGTTGAAAGATGTCCTACAGGCATCGCATTCAGGATGGCAATTCTCGGGAACAAAATACACGTATACTTCGTCTATTGATGTAGATAACCTCTACGCCTACAAAGGGAAAGGTGGTTTTAGAACCATTGGAGGATTTGCGAAAGACTTTGCTTCCTTCGATTTTTCGAATGCTCTGAAGCGAGCCAGATCCATCCTAGGATTGATGAAAGACCCCTACGACACCTTCGAATTGCAACGTCAGTTGGTAGAAAAGCACCGTGTTCCTGCATTGTATTTCATGCTCTTCAGTGAATTTGGGGAGTACGATAGAAACATTCCGATGTATAGCAGGAGGTTACATGAAGTCGTTCGATCCATCAACGATTTTTATCCCGTAGGAATTCACCCTAGCTACGGTTCTCACAAATCGCATAGAGTGTTGCAGAAAGAGATTAGGGGATTGGAAGAAGCGCTTCGGATGCCGGTTAAGCGAAGTAGGCAACACTTCCTCAAACTCACCATGCCTCAAACATTTAGAGACTTGGTAGACTTTGGGATTGAAGAGGATTACACCATGGGATATGCTGGGGAGCTCGGCTTTAGAGCGGGTATTTGTACGCCGTATCCTTTCTATGATTTGGAAATGGAGGTTGAATTGAAACTCACTATGTATCCTTTTGCTATGATGGACGGAACGCTGATTTACTATCAGAACATTCCAGCAGCTGAAGCAATGGATCACTTCAAGCCTATTGTAGATGCGGTGAAAGATGTAGATGGGCATTTGATTTCTGTTTGGCACAATCGCATTTTCTCAGAGGCTTCTCCTGAGTGGGAAGGCTGGAACGACGTTTATGATAACCTGCTCTCCTACGCAAAAGCATGA
- a CDS encoding LysR substrate-binding domain-containing protein, whose translation MTTVQLHYIVELDNHRHFARAAEACHVTQPTLSMQVHKLEEELGVLVFDRSKQPVTPTEIGKRIIEQARVVLHEMGRIEQITQEAMGHYEGEFYLGVIPTVAPYLLHRVLPRIRKILPQVRFVIEELQTDTIIERLRKDQLDAGILATPLDERGIIEMPLYFEPFMAFIPENHRLGKEKFITNSELDINDLLLLNEGHCFRNSVLNLCDQSTLREEKPVRLESGNFDTLIRLAQQGYGMTLLPYLTALDLPESLSSMIKPIAEPRPTREISVVYSRTQLKIGVIEKIAAAVRASVPEKLIEERHQVIAPV comes from the coding sequence ATGACAACCGTTCAGCTTCACTACATAGTAGAACTCGACAATCACCGACATTTTGCAAGAGCCGCAGAAGCTTGCCATGTCACCCAACCCACACTTTCCATGCAGGTTCACAAACTGGAGGAAGAGCTTGGTGTACTGGTTTTTGATCGATCGAAGCAGCCGGTAACCCCTACCGAAATTGGCAAGCGAATTATTGAGCAAGCCCGCGTAGTTCTCCATGAAATGGGGAGAATTGAGCAGATTACTCAAGAGGCGATGGGCCATTATGAGGGCGAGTTTTATTTAGGAGTTATTCCAACGGTTGCTCCATACTTGCTGCATCGCGTGCTGCCAAGAATTAGAAAGATCTTGCCTCAAGTTCGCTTTGTGATTGAAGAATTACAAACGGATACCATCATTGAAAGACTGCGTAAGGATCAATTGGATGCGGGAATTCTCGCAACACCACTGGATGAGCGCGGAATCATTGAAATGCCTCTGTATTTTGAACCTTTTATGGCTTTTATTCCTGAGAATCACAGACTGGGCAAGGAGAAGTTTATCACGAATAGTGAACTCGATATCAATGATCTACTACTGTTGAACGAGGGGCATTGTTTCCGAAACAGCGTACTCAATTTGTGTGATCAATCCACACTTCGTGAAGAAAAGCCTGTCCGATTGGAGTCTGGGAATTTTGACACTCTTATCCGCTTAGCTCAACAAGGATATGGTATGACGCTATTGCCTTATCTAACGGCATTGGATTTACCTGAAAGCTTGAGCTCTATGATCAAGCCGATTGCGGAACCACGTCCCACTCGCGAGATCAGTGTGGTTTACAGTAGAACCCAATTGAAAATTGGCGTCATTGAGAAAATTGCGGCAGCCGTTCGCGCCTCTGTGCCGGAAAAACTCATAGAGGAACGCCACCAGGTGATTGCTCCGGTTTAA
- a CDS encoding DUF3822 family protein has product MVTGNNSIITRGEFIDPAIEQLSSKEGELSIFQAGDGLSFSLAHKPTGRIVLLAEYELSSDPNAVLELLKQFNEPFGSYKMGWKSNLNTWIPKALFDESKFSTYSEATLGKGNFAFTEMDEMESVLIHERIPAQLERVAEVYSNLLALPDAGIHATAITRHWKTRPGQHMYIDYNPGALSVTAVSNGSLLLQNTYAIQSEDDALYYVLFAYEQLKFNQDEVPMKVSGPLTENFGLWSTLSKYIRNIEWMEFTGNIHPSNAIPIVELRTNAALIQLHSCG; this is encoded by the coding sequence GTGGTAACTGGAAATAATAGCATCATCACTCGCGGAGAATTTATTGACCCTGCGATTGAACAATTATCTTCGAAAGAAGGAGAACTGTCCATCTTCCAAGCGGGAGATGGACTTTCTTTTTCATTGGCACACAAGCCAACAGGTCGCATCGTTCTACTTGCTGAGTACGAACTCTCGTCTGATCCCAACGCTGTATTGGAATTGCTCAAACAATTCAACGAACCTTTTGGGTCGTATAAAATGGGATGGAAAAGCAACCTGAACACGTGGATTCCCAAGGCACTGTTTGACGAAAGTAAGTTTTCGACATATTCAGAGGCCACTCTCGGCAAGGGGAATTTTGCTTTTACAGAAATGGATGAAATGGAATCCGTTCTCATTCACGAGCGCATCCCCGCTCAATTGGAACGCGTAGCTGAGGTGTATTCCAACCTGCTCGCACTTCCCGATGCAGGAATACACGCCACCGCGATTACACGCCACTGGAAAACGCGTCCTGGTCAGCACATGTACATTGACTACAACCCTGGAGCACTGAGCGTTACTGCGGTTTCTAATGGATCGTTGTTGCTTCAAAACACATACGCTATTCAATCGGAAGATGACGCGTTGTACTACGTCCTTTTCGCCTACGAGCAATTGAAGTTCAATCAAGATGAAGTGCCGATGAAAGTGAGTGGTCCACTCACCGAGAATTTCGGACTGTGGAGTACTTTATCCAAGTACATCCGAAACATAGAGTGGATGGAATTCACCGGAAATATTCATCCTTCCAATGCCATTCCCATTGTAGAACTTCGCACCAACGCAGCATTAATTCAACTTCATTCATGCGGATAA
- a CDS encoding LytR/AlgR family response regulator transcription factor codes for MIRALIIEDEPHAQRELQRLLEDLSQSVSVVAIADSVEEAIVVIEAHREVDIIFMDIQLSDGLSFDIFERIEVTSPVVFTTAFDEYAIRAFKVNSVDYLLKPIMPEALQAAVDKFVQHSNPKVDFEKLIAAFTPAKSSYRERWAVRVGEKLKRFTQEDIAYFYADDDALYLVPNTGPAVIIEGTLQQMCETLDPKHFFQISRKLIISYPCIQKVEKYGSSQYALEVHPSFPERVLVSRSRMKDFNQWLNQ; via the coding sequence GTGATTAGAGCGCTTATCATAGAAGACGAACCTCATGCACAGAGAGAACTTCAACGTTTGTTAGAAGATCTTTCACAAAGCGTATCCGTGGTTGCCATTGCTGATAGTGTGGAGGAAGCCATTGTTGTTATTGAAGCCCATCGGGAAGTGGATATTATCTTCATGGATATTCAATTATCAGACGGATTGAGCTTTGACATCTTTGAACGTATTGAGGTTACTTCTCCAGTCGTTTTCACTACGGCCTTTGACGAGTATGCCATTCGAGCATTTAAGGTGAACAGTGTGGATTATCTGTTAAAGCCAATTATGCCCGAAGCCCTTCAGGCGGCGGTAGACAAATTTGTACAGCACTCCAACCCCAAAGTTGATTTTGAAAAGTTGATTGCGGCCTTTACTCCTGCAAAATCGAGTTACCGAGAGCGGTGGGCTGTTCGTGTTGGCGAAAAATTGAAACGCTTTACACAAGAAGACATTGCTTACTTCTACGCGGATGACGATGCTTTGTACCTTGTTCCAAATACGGGGCCCGCGGTAATTATTGAAGGTACCCTTCAACAAATGTGCGAAACACTCGACCCCAAACACTTCTTCCAAATCAGCAGAAAACTCATCATCTCCTACCCGTGTATTCAAAAGGTTGAAAAGTATGGGAGCTCTCAATACGCCTTAGAAGTTCATCCGTCCTTTCCTGAGCGTGTATTAGTGAGCAGAAGTAGAATGAAAGACTTTAATCAGTGGTTGAATCAATGA
- a CDS encoding sensor histidine kinase yields MKSLKKQLIDVIISIGLALLYNLVGGIILSASSNWGQMNFGALYIDVIFFFLLLKMLRFMRRQNPAKAGVSSPLRVILNRIGILFLLIVFLLGPVFKLKVATGDYFTYVANSVIYLHITVASVIMLVYVGLDLGYELMDSWRKAEAEKEKLHRLHTQAQFENLKAQVNPHFLFNSLNTLSSLIVEDGDRARQFVRQLSTVYRYILENRENDLVELEREKSLFDSFVYLCQTRFEENFIVHAEWPENLNQWSIPPMTLQILVENAIKHNVISKQKPLTLWVNYDEGILSVGNTNQPRRQLDSGTGFGLKNIRERFHQLSDKEVSIINQDGNFVVQLPLIPRS; encoded by the coding sequence GTGAAGTCCCTCAAAAAACAACTCATCGATGTGATCATCAGCATAGGATTGGCACTGTTGTACAATCTTGTGGGTGGTATCATTCTCTCTGCGTCAAGCAATTGGGGACAGATGAATTTTGGGGCGCTTTACATCGACGTCATCTTCTTCTTTCTCCTCTTGAAGATGCTTCGTTTTATGAGAAGGCAAAATCCAGCAAAAGCAGGGGTATCAAGTCCACTTCGCGTCATTCTCAATCGAATTGGAATCCTCTTCTTGCTGATCGTCTTTCTTCTTGGACCTGTCTTTAAATTGAAAGTAGCCACTGGAGATTACTTCACTTATGTAGCCAATAGCGTCATTTACTTGCACATCACCGTAGCATCCGTCATTATGTTGGTGTACGTTGGATTGGACCTAGGCTACGAATTGATGGATAGTTGGCGAAAAGCAGAGGCCGAAAAGGAAAAACTTCACCGCCTCCACACCCAAGCGCAGTTTGAAAACTTAAAAGCTCAAGTCAACCCGCATTTTCTATTTAACAGTCTCAATACCCTATCTTCTCTTATTGTAGAAGATGGAGACAGAGCCCGACAATTCGTTCGTCAGCTCTCAACCGTTTATCGGTACATCCTAGAAAATCGCGAAAACGACCTAGTAGAACTAGAAAGGGAAAAATCGCTATTTGATTCCTTTGTGTACCTCTGTCAAACTCGATTTGAAGAAAACTTCATCGTGCATGCCGAATGGCCAGAAAACCTAAATCAGTGGTCCATTCCACCGATGACTCTTCAAATTCTGGTTGAAAACGCGATCAAGCACAATGTCATTTCAAAGCAAAAGCCGCTTACACTTTGGGTGAATTATGATGAAGGCATCTTAAGCGTAGGCAATACCAATCAACCTAGAAGACAACTGGATTCAGGAACAGGATTTGGACTGAAGAACATCCGTGAGCGCTTTCATCAATTGAGCGACAAGGAGGTTTCAATTATCAATCAGGACGGTAACTTTGTTGTACAACTTCCACTCATCCCAAGATCGTGA
- a CDS encoding RsmD family RNA methyltransferase, translating into MRIISGRHRGKIIKAPAKLPVRPTTDIAKESLFNILMNWYNLNEVEVLDLFAGTGNLSYEFVSRGARKVVAVDINPGCTKFIEKTAEQLGYSEIEVLKGDALKFAQRTLNKYDIVIADPPYEWEGHHELIEAVLSKGLLRKGGVFVLEHGMENDFSDHPDLLDTRKYGSVHFAIFGEESEN; encoded by the coding sequence ATGCGGATAATTAGCGGCAGACACAGAGGTAAGATCATCAAAGCTCCGGCAAAACTCCCCGTTCGTCCTACTACGGATATAGCGAAAGAGAGCTTGTTCAACATCTTGATGAACTGGTACAATTTGAATGAAGTAGAGGTACTCGACCTCTTTGCTGGGACGGGCAACTTGAGCTACGAATTCGTTTCCAGAGGAGCGCGTAAGGTGGTGGCTGTCGACATCAACCCGGGCTGCACCAAGTTCATCGAAAAAACTGCTGAACAACTGGGCTACTCAGAAATTGAAGTACTGAAAGGCGATGCACTGAAGTTCGCCCAACGCACCTTGAATAAGTACGATATTGTCATTGCCGATCCTCCCTACGAATGGGAAGGCCATCATGAGCTGATCGAAGCGGTTTTATCTAAGGGTCTGCTCCGCAAAGGAGGAGTATTCGTGCTTGAACACGGCATGGAAAACGATTTTTCTGATCATCCTGATTTGCTAGACACTCGCAAGTACGGCAGTGTACACTTCGCTATTTTCGGAGAAGAATCAGAGAATTAA
- the rdgB gene encoding RdgB/HAM1 family non-canonical purine NTP pyrophosphatase yields the protein MKLVFATQNENKLKEVQELMPEGIELVSLADIGHTEELNETAVTLDGNARQKAEFIYRTYNMSCFADDTGLEVDALDGAPGVYSARYAGPAKDSRANMMKLIDELHGNPNRGAQFRTAICLFLDGDIHTFDGVVRGAILESPVGDGGFGYDPIFRPEGETRSFAQMTSKEKNTMSHRGRAIRNLVDWLSENVG from the coding sequence ATGAAACTAGTATTCGCAACGCAAAACGAGAATAAACTGAAGGAAGTTCAAGAGCTCATGCCCGAGGGAATTGAATTGGTGAGCTTGGCGGATATTGGACATACGGAAGAGTTGAATGAAACGGCAGTTACCCTAGACGGCAATGCTCGCCAGAAGGCAGAGTTTATCTATAGAACCTACAATATGTCGTGTTTTGCCGATGACACCGGGCTGGAAGTTGACGCATTAGACGGTGCTCCAGGAGTATACAGCGCACGATACGCTGGGCCAGCCAAAGACTCAAGAGCCAACATGATGAAGTTGATTGATGAACTTCACGGCAATCCGAATAGAGGTGCTCAGTTCAGAACCGCGATCTGTCTGTTCTTAGATGGAGACATCCACACTTTTGATGGAGTGGTTCGAGGTGCTATTCTTGAGAGTCCAGTTGGGGACGGTGGTTTTGGATACGATCCCATCTTTCGTCCAGAAGGTGAAACGAGAAGCTTTGCTCAAATGACTTCCAAAGAGAAGAATACCATGAGTCATCGGGGAAGGGCCATTCGAAATCTAGTTGACTGGCTTTCCGAAAATGTAGGTTAA
- the radC gene encoding RadC family protein, which yields MSSKDNTPISKLTATDRPRERLLQLGKSVLSDSELIAILLGSGLKDKSALTLAREMLHSAGGLRSMSRWNSDDYLRFPGIGEAKAIRVIAAFELGRRYPLEPPNTRPVITNSSDAYEQFYPVLSDLRHEEFWVLYLSNANKVLSRDRLSQGGMTGTVTDLRILFRRALMVHATGVILAHNHPSGNLEPSSADHKLTQKAVEAGRFMDIAVMDHLIVTPDDYVSFADEGWIHIR from the coding sequence ATGAGCTCAAAAGACAATACTCCCATTTCAAAGTTGACAGCTACAGATCGACCTAGAGAACGTCTATTACAATTGGGGAAATCGGTGTTGTCTGATTCGGAATTGATTGCCATATTGCTCGGTTCGGGACTGAAGGATAAGTCGGCTTTAACACTTGCCAGAGAGATGCTACATAGCGCTGGAGGGCTCCGGTCTATGTCTCGTTGGAATTCGGATGATTATCTGAGATTTCCTGGAATTGGTGAAGCCAAGGCTATACGGGTGATTGCTGCATTTGAGTTGGGTAGACGCTATCCTCTAGAACCTCCCAATACAAGGCCGGTCATTACTAATTCGTCAGACGCTTATGAACAGTTTTACCCAGTTTTATCCGACCTCAGGCATGAGGAGTTCTGGGTTCTCTATCTTTCCAATGCCAACAAGGTTCTCTCTCGTGATCGATTATCTCAAGGTGGAATGACGGGGACGGTGACGGATCTTCGCATCCTGTTTAGGAGGGCGTTGATGGTCCACGCAACAGGAGTGATCCTCGCTCACAATCATCCTAGTGGAAACTTGGAACCGAGTAGTGCAGATCATAAACTCACACAAAAGGCTGTTGAGGCAGGACGATTTATGGACATTGCGGTAATGGATCATTTGATCGTTACGCCTGACGATTATGTTAGCTTTGCAGATGAAGGCTGGATACATATTCGGTAG
- a CDS encoding cupin-like domain-containing protein: MGFELEPIPRVKGLDKETFVREYLRPKRPVILEDFANGWPALEKWDMDFIRSVAGDHIVPLYDNSKVDYSKKVNEPIAEMKMSDYIDILESGPTELRIFLYNIFKYVPELCDDFTAPEWAPRVLKSFPMMFFGGEGSNVFLHYDIDMSHVFHTNFVGEKKAILFDHKYKKELYKIPFAVHNVEDIDIDNPDFEKWPALANVKGLEAHLGHGDTLFMPSGWWHYMKYLTPSFSLSLRALDSRFSSKLKGLYNVAVMRQIDNVARKIGGQDWIDYKDRWAIRRAESTL, from the coding sequence ATGGGATTTGAATTAGAACCCATTCCTCGGGTAAAAGGTCTGGATAAGGAAACCTTTGTTCGGGAATATTTACGACCCAAGCGACCCGTTATTCTAGAAGATTTCGCGAATGGTTGGCCGGCTTTAGAAAAGTGGGATATGGATTTCATTCGCTCCGTGGCAGGAGATCATATCGTACCTCTTTATGATAACTCAAAAGTAGATTATTCGAAGAAGGTGAATGAACCGATTGCCGAAATGAAGATGTCGGACTACATTGACATTCTGGAGAGCGGTCCAACGGAATTGCGAATTTTCCTCTACAATATCTTCAAGTATGTTCCTGAACTTTGTGATGATTTTACCGCACCTGAATGGGCACCTCGCGTTTTGAAATCGTTTCCTATGATGTTCTTTGGAGGAGAGGGTTCGAATGTTTTCTTGCACTATGACATCGATATGAGTCACGTTTTCCATACAAATTTTGTGGGGGAGAAGAAGGCGATTCTATTTGATCACAAATACAAGAAGGAACTTTACAAAATCCCATTTGCGGTCCACAATGTAGAGGATATCGACATTGATAATCCAGATTTTGAAAAGTGGCCAGCGCTTGCGAATGTGAAGGGGTTGGAAGCCCATTTAGGTCATGGTGATACCCTGTTCATGCCTTCGGGATGGTGGCATTACATGAAGTATTTGACACCGAGTTTTTCGCTTTCCTTACGCGCTTTAGACAGCAGGTTTTCTAGCAAGTTGAAAGGGCTGTACAACGTGGCTGTGATGCGCCAAATCGATAATGTAGCGAGAAAAATCGGAGGGCAAGATTGGATAGACTACAAGGATAGGTGGGCGATTCGCCGCGCTGAGAGCACCTTGTGA
- a CDS encoding SLC13 family permease: MNIRQIPYILGPALFGLSTYLPSHAFSEPEKLMVGVLAWMLVWWITEIVNLAVTALLPILLLPATGVLPLKEVTQSYGHPLIYLFFGGFVLALAIEKWNLHRRIALWIIRSIGASPKRILLGFMLATAFLSAWISNTATTVMMLPMVLSVIQLLQKAGFEDHKTNIALLVGTAWAANIGGMSTLIGTPPNLVFTGFYQAELGVEISFAEWLKVGLPIAATLFAMAYFILTLILGKGSKTNQSIKAYFNREWDKLGPLDGPERKVAIVFASTAALWIFRPNILEFIPIPEFTDTSVAILSALVLFVIPAHSDKPLLVWKDTRKLAWGILVLFGGGMALAQGMNASGLLSHVTDLFSDQSESSMLFWILSMAVLGVWATEVMSNMALVAAMMPIVAAISVATNVDFMLLALPLTLGASCAFMLPMATPPNAIVFGSGMLKIIDMVKSGIWMNMAATLVITAIVYVMSLFL; this comes from the coding sequence ATGAATATACGTCAAATTCCATACATTCTTGGACCCGCTTTATTCGGACTTTCTACCTACCTGCCTTCCCATGCGTTTAGCGAACCTGAAAAGCTAATGGTGGGTGTTTTAGCTTGGATGCTAGTATGGTGGATAACAGAAATCGTCAACTTGGCGGTTACAGCATTGCTTCCCATTTTGCTGCTTCCTGCCACCGGAGTTTTGCCGTTAAAGGAAGTAACACAATCCTATGGTCATCCGTTGATCTATCTATTCTTTGGAGGCTTTGTACTCGCTCTAGCGATCGAAAAGTGGAATTTGCACAGGAGAATTGCGCTGTGGATCATCCGAAGTATTGGCGCTTCCCCCAAAAGAATCTTATTGGGTTTTATGCTTGCCACTGCTTTTTTGAGCGCCTGGATTTCCAATACGGCAACCACAGTGATGATGTTACCTATGGTTCTCAGTGTGATTCAATTGCTCCAAAAGGCGGGGTTTGAAGATCACAAGACGAACATTGCCTTGCTGGTAGGAACCGCATGGGCTGCGAATATCGGCGGAATGTCAACCTTAATAGGCACACCTCCCAACCTCGTTTTCACAGGGTTTTATCAAGCTGAACTAGGCGTAGAAATTTCCTTTGCTGAATGGCTCAAAGTAGGCCTACCGATAGCGGCAACCCTATTTGCGATGGCCTATTTCATCTTGACCTTAATTTTGGGAAAAGGGTCGAAGACGAACCAAAGTATCAAAGCCTACTTTAACCGAGAATGGGATAAATTGGGTCCACTGGATGGACCCGAGAGAAAAGTAGCAATTGTATTTGCATCCACCGCTGCATTGTGGATTTTCCGCCCCAATATCCTAGAATTTATCCCAATTCCCGAATTCACAGATACAAGCGTTGCGATTTTGTCGGCCTTAGTTCTATTCGTAATCCCTGCTCATTCCGACAAACCGCTTTTGGTATGGAAAGACACTCGAAAGCTCGCTTGGGGAATCTTGGTGCTATTTGGAGGTGGAATGGCGCTTGCTCAAGGGATGAATGCCTCTGGACTACTGTCCCATGTGACCGACCTATTTTCAGATCAGTCGGAGTCATCCATGTTGTTCTGGATCTTATCGATGGCCGTCCTAGGCGTTTGGGCAACGGAAGTCATGAGTAATATGGCGCTCGTGGCAGCCATGATGCCCATCGTTGCCGCGATATCCGTCGCGACCAATGTAGACTTCATGCTACTCGCACTTCCACTAACTCTTGGAGCCAGTTGTGCTTTCATGCTCCCCATGGCCACACCTCCCAACGCCATTGTTTTTGGCAGTGGTATGTTGAAGATCATCGACATGGTGAAAAGCGGAATCTGGATGAACATGGCAGCAACCCTAGTTATTACTGCCATTGTCTATGTGATGTCCCTCTTTCTTTAA
- the wecB gene encoding non-hydrolyzing UDP-N-acetylglucosamine 2-epimerase, which yields MIKVINLVGARPQFIKASALSKAFRASSEFDEILVHSGQHYDVKMSDVFFKELGIPEPKYNLNIGSDSHGAQTGAIMSALERVFETEKPDVLVVYGDTNTTLAGALVASKLGVRIAHVEAGLRSYNYSMPEEINRKLTDALSSWLFCPSDDSIANLMKEGIGKLPAQYSPSHPCVLNTGDIMLDVAMEMGEQVNDRPAELKTLPSNKPYALLTLHRNFNTDDISRLRSILTGVAQLAEDYPVVFPVHPRTASKIPSDIMELLQEESCLFLAPLSYRGIVGMLKHAGVVITDSGGLQKEAYYFKKGVVIPRAESEWEEIVATGSAILTDANGQKLNEVAREFLSNPPTKFPELYGDGRSAARMLNAILKGF from the coding sequence GTGATAAAGGTTATCAATTTAGTTGGCGCAAGGCCACAGTTTATTAAGGCATCGGCTCTTTCTAAGGCGTTTAGAGCCAGTTCTGAGTTTGATGAGATATTGGTTCACAGTGGCCAACACTACGACGTGAAAATGTCGGACGTCTTTTTCAAAGAGCTGGGTATTCCCGAGCCGAAGTATAACCTGAACATAGGAAGTGATTCTCATGGTGCACAGACCGGAGCTATCATGTCGGCTTTGGAACGTGTTTTTGAAACCGAGAAACCGGATGTTCTCGTGGTGTATGGAGACACTAACACTACTTTGGCTGGTGCCTTGGTTGCGTCTAAGTTGGGAGTGCGAATTGCTCACGTAGAAGCGGGGTTGCGTTCGTATAACTATTCCATGCCCGAAGAAATCAATCGAAAACTGACAGACGCCCTTTCGTCTTGGTTGTTTTGTCCTTCGGATGATTCCATTGCCAACCTGATGAAGGAGGGGATAGGAAAACTTCCTGCTCAGTATTCTCCTTCCCATCCATGTGTACTCAACACAGGAGATATCATGCTCGATGTTGCGATGGAAATGGGGGAGCAAGTGAACGATCGACCGGCAGAATTGAAAACACTCCCTTCCAATAAACCCTATGCCCTTCTCACCTTGCATCGGAATTTCAATACGGATGACATTTCGAGGTTGAGATCTATTCTTACAGGTGTGGCTCAATTGGCAGAAGACTATCCCGTTGTATTTCCTGTCCATCCACGAACTGCTTCAAAAATTCCAAGTGATATCATGGAGCTCCTTCAAGAGGAGTCGTGTTTGTTCCTTGCACCTCTCAGTTACAGGGGTATTGTTGGCATGTTGAAGCATGCAGGTGTGGTAATCACTGATTCTGGGGGCTTGCAGAAAGAGGCCTACTACTTCAAAAAGGGCGTGGTCATTCCAAGAGCTGAATCGGAGTGGGAGGAAATTGTAGCTACAGGTTCGGCCATACTCACCGATGCAAATGGACAAAAACTAAATGAGGTTGCCCGCGAGTTTTTAAGCAATCCCCCTACGAAATTCCCAGAACTGTATGGAGATGGGAGAAGTGCAGCGCGCATGTTAAACGCCATTTTGAAAGGCTTCTGA